A single region of the Polymorphum gilvum SL003B-26A1 genome encodes:
- a CDS encoding MHYT domain-containing protein has translation MSLTHEPWLVALSLIVAFQGSYVGLSIAVQVTDAVDPRRRYLLAGAALSLALGIWSMHFVGMLAARLPVAVDFLVLPTLLSFLVCVLVVGLSVFAASNGPLGRLRLSLSAFVMGTGICTMHYLGMYALHASSRMDHDPRFVGASFVVAFAASGLALWLAFGAGRRPPVLISAAVLGGAISAMHYIAMAGMTLTPHSAPQALSAPAVGPGTLAIIVAIVAFVVSGLFLLALVPERGATRAPSAHRPAGRLVQNGGGAADLTEQTDVAALAAFADLSRAQDASGNAALAEPLRRAALGLQGAPEDRLRTGSAGKSLPIERDGVKARLAIDDLLAVQADAHYTRLYDSSRSYFCPLSIGEVERQLDSKLFARVHRSHIVNLSRVAGLRRAGDSGLLHMACEEPHAVPVSRSKWSRIKARIAALDTAPPAAAAE, from the coding sequence ATGAGCCTCACGCACGAGCCTTGGCTCGTGGCGCTTTCGTTGATCGTTGCCTTCCAGGGCAGCTACGTCGGCCTGAGCATTGCCGTGCAGGTCACCGACGCGGTCGACCCGCGACGGCGTTACCTGCTGGCCGGCGCGGCACTGTCGCTCGCCCTCGGCATCTGGTCCATGCATTTCGTCGGCATGCTGGCCGCCCGCCTGCCGGTGGCAGTCGATTTCCTCGTCCTGCCGACCCTGCTGTCCTTCCTGGTGTGCGTGCTTGTAGTCGGCCTGTCCGTATTTGCCGCCAGCAACGGCCCGCTTGGCCGGCTGCGGCTGTCCCTGTCGGCCTTCGTCATGGGCACCGGCATCTGCACCATGCACTATCTCGGCATGTATGCACTGCATGCTTCCTCCCGCATGGATCACGATCCCCGGTTCGTCGGGGCAAGCTTCGTCGTTGCCTTCGCGGCTTCGGGGTTGGCGCTGTGGCTGGCCTTCGGCGCCGGCCGTCGGCCGCCGGTCCTGATTTCGGCAGCAGTGCTCGGCGGCGCCATTTCCGCCATGCACTACATCGCCATGGCCGGCATGACCCTGACCCCGCACAGCGCTCCGCAGGCGCTCAGCGCGCCAGCGGTCGGGCCGGGCACGCTCGCTATCATCGTCGCCATCGTCGCTTTCGTGGTCTCCGGTCTGTTCCTGCTGGCGCTGGTGCCCGAACGGGGAGCGACACGCGCGCCGAGCGCGCACCGGCCGGCAGGCCGGCTGGTCCAGAACGGCGGCGGGGCTGCAGACCTGACCGAGCAGACCGATGTGGCCGCCCTGGCGGCCTTCGCGGACCTGTCGCGTGCCCAGGATGCTTCCGGCAACGCCGCCCTTGCCGAGCCGCTGCGTCGTGCCGCCCTCGGTCTGCAGGGAGCGCCGGAGGATCGCCTGCGGACCGGCTCGGCGGGAAAAAGCCTGCCGATCGAGCGGGATGGCGTCAAGGCGCGACTCGCCATCGACGATCTGCTGGCGGTGCAGGCGGATGCCCACTACACCCGCCTCTATGACAGCAGCCGCAGCTACTTCTGCCCGCTGTCGATCGGCGAGGTGGAGCGGCAGCTGGATTCGAAGCTCTTCGCGCGGGTGCATCGCAGCCACATCGTCAACCTGAGCCGGGTTGCGGGCCTGCGGCGTGCGGGTGACAGCGGCTTGCTGCACATGGCCTGCGAAGAGCCGCACGCCGTGCCCGTCAGTCGGTCGAAGTGGTCGCGCATCAAGGCGCGGATCGCGGCCCTGGACACGGCGCCGCCGGCTGCTGCTGCAGAATAG
- a CDS encoding SDR family oxidoreductase, translated as MGVEGKVVLVTGASSGIGKATAIAFLKAGSRVILTGRRAEQLEEAARTAGAVPETCLCSAGDVTNPDDVDALYTAIADRFGRLDVVFNNAGISLPSTLIDDLSVDDWRRVVDVNLTGAFLVARGAFALMRRQDPQGGRIINNGSISAHAPRPGSAAYTATKHAITGLTRTLSLDGRAFNIACGQIDIGNAASEMTDQFRTGIPQADGSLRPEPVMDVAHVASSVLHMASLPLDANVQFMTVMATAMPFIGRG; from the coding sequence ATGGGTGTGGAGGGCAAGGTGGTCCTGGTGACCGGGGCGAGTTCGGGAATCGGCAAAGCGACGGCGATCGCCTTCCTCAAGGCCGGCAGCCGGGTGATCCTCACCGGCCGGCGCGCGGAGCAACTCGAAGAGGCGGCAAGGACTGCCGGAGCGGTGCCGGAAACCTGCCTATGCTCTGCCGGAGACGTGACAAATCCTGACGATGTCGACGCACTCTACACGGCGATCGCCGACCGCTTCGGTCGCCTCGACGTCGTCTTCAACAACGCCGGAATCAGCCTGCCGTCGACGCTGATCGACGACCTTTCTGTCGACGACTGGCGGCGCGTCGTCGACGTCAACCTGACCGGCGCCTTCCTGGTCGCCCGCGGCGCCTTCGCGCTGATGCGCCGACAGGATCCGCAGGGCGGGCGGATCATTAACAACGGTTCGATCTCAGCCCATGCGCCACGCCCCGGCTCGGCCGCCTACACCGCGACCAAGCACGCCATCACCGGCCTGACGCGCACGCTGTCGCTTGACGGCCGAGCGTTCAACATCGCCTGCGGCCAGATCGACATCGGCAATGCGGCGTCCGAAATGACCGACCAGTTCCGCACGGGCATCCCCCAGGCCGACGGCTCGCTGCGGCCCGAACCGGTGATGGACGTCGCCCACGTCGCCTCCTCGGTGCTGCACATGGCCTCGCTGCCGCTGGACGCCAACGTCCAGTTCATGACCGTCATGGCCACCGCCATGCCGTTCATCGGGCGGGGGTAA
- a CDS encoding spike base protein, RCAP_Rcc01079 family, translating into MTDPHTRATGLDSPPARLFQIGPDDDADLAVTTRGLMVGTAGDVRVTTLAGDTAVLPALVPGVQYAIRARRVHATGTTATQIVGLA; encoded by the coding sequence ATGACCGACCCCCATACCCGAGCGACCGGCCTCGACAGCCCGCCGGCGCGGTTGTTCCAAATCGGCCCGGACGACGATGCCGATCTCGCCGTGACCACGCGTGGCCTCATGGTCGGCACCGCCGGCGACGTCCGGGTGACGACGCTGGCGGGCGACACCGCCGTGCTGCCGGCGCTGGTGCCGGGCGTGCAATATGCGATCCGGGCGCGACGCGTGCATGCCACCGGCACCACGGCAACCCAGATCGTCGGGCTGGCCTGA
- a CDS encoding metallophosphoesterase → MILRRFRRLLDDLQARTSGPLLPEGTRVYAVGDIHGRFDLLWRLAGAIEADLAARPVARVVEVYLGDYVDRGPDSARVVDWLSRPAAGGRERICLMGNHEHALLSFLADPGLFAQWRQFGGGETLISYGIDLPARADQADPERLRAALRAALPVSHLRFLRALPALHRIGGYAFVHAGVKPGVTLDAQVETDLLWIRQEFLDYPGDFGAVVVHGHTPQDTIDLKPNRINIDTGAYMTNRLTCAVLDADGVRFLQTTREGIVARAAGDL, encoded by the coding sequence ATGATCCTTCGCCGGTTCCGACGATTGCTCGACGACCTGCAGGCCAGAACGTCCGGCCCGCTGCTGCCGGAGGGCACGCGCGTCTATGCCGTCGGCGACATCCACGGTCGGTTCGACCTGCTGTGGCGCCTCGCTGGCGCGATCGAGGCCGACCTTGCTGCGCGTCCTGTTGCCCGGGTCGTCGAGGTCTATCTCGGCGACTATGTCGATCGGGGCCCGGACAGCGCCCGCGTGGTCGACTGGCTGAGCCGGCCGGCGGCGGGCGGGCGCGAGCGCATCTGCCTGATGGGCAACCACGAGCACGCGCTGCTGAGCTTCCTCGCTGACCCGGGGCTCTTTGCCCAGTGGCGCCAGTTCGGCGGCGGCGAGACGCTGATATCCTACGGCATCGATCTGCCAGCACGGGCCGATCAGGCCGATCCCGAGCGGTTGCGCGCGGCCCTGCGCGCGGCCCTGCCGGTGTCTCACCTGCGCTTTCTGCGCGCCCTGCCGGCCCTGCATCGCATCGGGGGCTATGCCTTCGTCCATGCCGGGGTGAAGCCGGGGGTGACGCTCGATGCGCAGGTCGAGACCGACCTGTTGTGGATCCGTCAGGAATTCCTCGACTATCCGGGCGATTTCGGCGCCGTCGTGGTGCACGGCCATACCCCTCAGGACACCATCGATCTGAAGCCCAACCGGATCAATATCGACACCGGCGCCTACATGACCAACCGGCTGACCTGCGCCGTGCTCGACGCCGATGGCGTGCGCTTTCTGCAGACGACCCGCGAGGGCATCGTCGCGCGCGCCGCCGGGGATCTCTAG
- a CDS encoding polysaccharide biosynthesis/export family protein, translating into MDIPFFRILLMCSTAMVAGCETLPRSGPDHGAIQAQATDSIVEKTGDAQRSAMAYAFLDLTPHVLSYVKDPGIGSLNRSFGGGRGGAPEILVGVGDVIQVTIFESAAGGLFIPADAGSRPGNFVNLPQQTVDKRGYISVPYAGQILAAGRSLPQIQTEIEAKLANRAIEPQAVVAFIERNATSAAVVGEVNAPNKLDINESGDRILDLISRAGGLKYPGYESFITLQRGGRSAKVYFNAIIANPQENIYVAPGDTLYVDREQRSFQAFGASGLSGEFKFDQEELTLAQGVGKAGGLLDSRADPGQVFVYRLESRTALEEMGIDSTRFDPSAKQIPTIYRTNFRDPSGYFLAQKFKLRSEDIVYISNADSVELVKFLTVLNSVTSTVSGVSGDARFTRNHAVSLSKGFNVTLDE; encoded by the coding sequence ATGGATATTCCGTTTTTCCGTATTTTGCTGATGTGCTCGACGGCGATGGTCGCCGGCTGCGAGACCCTGCCGCGCTCCGGACCGGACCACGGAGCGATACAGGCGCAGGCGACCGACAGTATCGTCGAGAAGACCGGCGATGCCCAGCGCAGCGCCATGGCCTACGCCTTTCTCGATCTGACCCCGCACGTGCTCAGCTATGTCAAGGATCCCGGCATCGGCTCGCTCAACCGCAGCTTCGGCGGCGGACGGGGCGGCGCTCCGGAGATCCTGGTCGGCGTCGGCGACGTCATCCAGGTGACTATCTTCGAAAGCGCCGCCGGCGGCCTGTTCATCCCGGCCGATGCCGGCAGCCGCCCCGGCAATTTCGTCAACCTGCCTCAGCAGACGGTCGACAAGCGCGGCTACATCTCCGTGCCCTATGCCGGCCAGATCCTTGCCGCCGGCCGCTCGCTGCCGCAGATCCAGACCGAGATCGAGGCGAAGCTCGCCAATCGCGCGATCGAACCGCAGGCCGTGGTCGCCTTCATCGAGCGCAACGCCACGTCGGCCGCCGTGGTCGGCGAGGTCAACGCGCCGAACAAGCTCGACATCAACGAAAGCGGCGACCGCATCCTCGACCTGATCTCCCGCGCCGGCGGCCTCAAGTACCCGGGCTACGAATCCTTCATCACCCTGCAGCGCGGCGGCCGCAGCGCGAAGGTCTATTTCAACGCCATCATCGCCAACCCGCAGGAAAACATCTACGTGGCGCCGGGCGACACGCTCTATGTCGATCGCGAGCAGCGCTCCTTCCAGGCGTTCGGCGCGTCGGGCCTGAGCGGCGAGTTCAAGTTCGACCAGGAAGAACTGACCCTCGCACAGGGTGTCGGCAAGGCCGGCGGCCTGCTCGACAGCCGCGCCGACCCGGGCCAGGTCTTCGTCTATCGCCTGGAGTCGCGCACGGCGCTGGAGGAGATGGGCATCGACTCGACCCGTTTCGACCCCTCCGCCAAGCAGATCCCGACCATCTACCGGACCAACTTCCGCGATCCGTCGGGGTATTTCCTGGCCCAGAAGTTCAAGCTGCGCAGCGAGGACATCGTCTACATCTCCAACGCCGACTCGGTCGAGCTGGTCAAGTTCCTGACCGTGCTGAACTCGGTGACCTCGACGGTGTCCGGCGTGTCCGGCGATGCGCGCTTCACGCGCAACCATGCGGTGTCTCTGTCCAAGGGCTTCAACGTCACGCTCGACGAGTAA
- a CDS encoding polysaccharide biosynthesis tyrosine autokinase — translation MLNRPVGSPSFPPSRSYEAQSEPLDELTIDLDRLLGAAKRQVRVILAACGIGLLLGVGYLLTSQPLYTATTQLLIDDQQVRFGETESGLNVRFDAAKIDSQVELIKSERIALSVIDKLGLMDDPAFMESGASILGKGVGAIKALFDFNRWLGIETELSEDEKLARQRQALAIIEDNLQVSRSGLTYVLSISYTAPVPRDAARIANAFGEAYLLDQLEAKYDATRRASTWLQSRIQELKEQSLTTDLAVQRFRAENNLIMADGTLLGDQQLADMNSQLILARAATAQAEAKYSRIADIITRGQMDAAVTEALNNPVIADLRSKYLEASKRYAEISQNLGASHIQAVKFRNDMTEYQKVIFDELGRIAESYQSELAIARSREKSIQDSLATMVGESAGTNETLVALRELEREAETYRNLYQTFMQRYQETVQQQSFPVTEARIITEAMPPEKPSHPRKALVLALSLVLGGMAGVGAGALREFRDRGFRTGEQVRERLGLEFLGLLPILPHRILKPSGNLTAGGNTTRFIQPTDAVMRQTLDAPLSGFSETLRAAKIAADLMVGDKKVKILGTVSIFPGEGKSTVSKNFASLLANLGARTLLIDCDLRNPGLTRSVAAKAESGLMEVLLDEQSLKGALLVEPDSKLFVLPAVVKQRISHTSELLASPAMRKLLKDASESFDYIIVDLPPLAPVVDVRAITDQIDAFLLVVEWGKTARQTVRATLAHDERLREKCLGVVLNKVDTQAQKMYEKYNSEGYQYSAYSRYYSE, via the coding sequence ATGCTTAACAGACCGGTAGGATCGCCGAGCTTTCCGCCGTCCCGTTCGTACGAGGCGCAATCCGAGCCGCTGGACGAGTTGACGATCGATCTCGACCGCCTGTTGGGCGCGGCCAAACGCCAGGTCAGGGTGATCCTTGCCGCCTGCGGCATCGGCCTGCTGCTCGGCGTGGGCTATCTGCTGACCAGCCAGCCGCTCTATACCGCGACAACGCAGCTCCTGATCGACGACCAGCAGGTCCGTTTCGGCGAAACGGAATCCGGCCTGAACGTGCGTTTCGACGCGGCCAAGATCGACAGCCAGGTCGAGCTGATCAAGTCGGAGCGGATCGCCCTGTCGGTGATCGACAAGCTCGGCCTCATGGACGACCCGGCCTTCATGGAGTCGGGCGCCTCGATCCTCGGCAAGGGCGTCGGCGCCATCAAGGCGCTGTTCGACTTCAACCGCTGGCTCGGGATCGAGACCGAACTGAGCGAGGACGAGAAGCTCGCGCGCCAGCGCCAGGCACTTGCCATCATCGAGGACAACCTGCAGGTCTCCCGCTCCGGTCTCACCTATGTCCTGAGCATCAGCTATACCGCACCGGTACCGCGCGACGCGGCGCGCATCGCCAATGCCTTCGGCGAGGCCTACCTGCTCGACCAGCTCGAGGCGAAATACGACGCCACGCGCCGGGCCAGTACCTGGCTGCAATCGCGCATCCAGGAACTGAAGGAACAGTCGCTGACGACCGACCTGGCCGTGCAGCGCTTCCGGGCCGAGAACAACCTGATCATGGCGGACGGCACCCTACTCGGCGACCAGCAGCTTGCCGACATGAACAGCCAGCTGATCCTGGCGCGCGCGGCGACCGCCCAAGCCGAGGCGAAATACAGCCGCATCGCCGACATCATCACCCGCGGCCAGATGGACGCCGCGGTGACCGAGGCGCTCAACAACCCGGTCATCGCCGACCTCCGCTCGAAGTATCTGGAGGCCTCCAAGCGTTATGCCGAGATCAGCCAGAACCTGGGCGCTAGTCACATCCAGGCGGTCAAGTTCCGCAACGACATGACCGAATACCAGAAGGTCATCTTCGACGAACTCGGCCGCATCGCCGAAAGCTACCAGAGCGAGCTCGCGATCGCCAGGTCGCGCGAGAAATCGATCCAGGACAGCCTCGCCACGATGGTCGGGGAAAGCGCGGGGACCAACGAGACCCTGGTCGCCCTGCGCGAGCTGGAGCGGGAGGCCGAGACCTACCGCAACCTCTACCAGACCTTCATGCAGCGCTACCAGGAGACGGTGCAGCAACAGTCCTTCCCGGTCACCGAGGCGCGGATCATCACCGAGGCGATGCCGCCCGAGAAGCCGAGCCATCCCAGGAAGGCCCTGGTGCTCGCCCTGTCGCTGGTGCTCGGCGGCATGGCCGGGGTCGGCGCCGGCGCCCTGCGCGAGTTCCGCGACCGCGGCTTCCGCACCGGCGAGCAGGTGCGCGAACGGCTCGGCCTCGAATTTCTCGGCCTGCTGCCGATCCTGCCGCATCGCATCCTCAAGCCGTCCGGCAACCTGACCGCCGGCGGCAACACGACCCGCTTCATCCAGCCGACCGATGCGGTGATGCGCCAGACCCTGGACGCCCCTTTGTCGGGCTTCTCGGAGACCCTGCGCGCCGCCAAGATCGCCGCCGACCTGATGGTCGGCGACAAGAAGGTGAAGATCCTCGGCACCGTGTCGATCTTCCCCGGCGAGGGCAAGTCGACCGTGTCGAAGAACTTCGCTTCGCTGCTCGCCAATCTCGGCGCCAGGACGTTGCTGATCGACTGCGACCTGCGCAATCCCGGCCTAACGCGCTCGGTGGCGGCCAAGGCGGAAAGCGGGCTGATGGAGGTGCTGCTCGACGAACAGTCGCTCAAGGGCGCGCTTCTGGTCGAACCGGACTCGAAGCTGTTCGTGCTGCCGGCCGTCGTCAAGCAGCGGATCTCGCACACGAGCGAGCTGCTGGCGTCGCCGGCGATGCGCAAGCTGCTGAAGGACGCCAGCGAGAGCTTCGACTACATCATCGTCGACCTGCCGCCGCTCGCTCCCGTCGTCGACGTGCGGGCGATCACCGATCAGATCGATGCCTTCCTGCTGGTCGTCGAATGGGGCAAGACCGCCCGCCAGACCGTCCGCGCGACGCTGGCGCACGACGAGCGCCTGCGGGAAAAATGCCTCGGCGTGGTGCTGAACAAGGTCGATACGCAGGCGCAGAAGATGTACGAGAAGTACAACTCGGAAGGCTATCAGTACTCTGCCTATTCCAGGTATTACTCCGAGTAG
- a CDS encoding O-antigen ligase family protein has protein sequence MASPLVLRLRSGILTGLRWSLLAVILALLLVKGGTPWPAVEAAAIPLGLIFALSLLEAPRNADIGRFMALAFGFATLLALYVGFQALPLPGGLLANPIWSAPGERLGLDIAGSVSVVPGQSPWSLLRLLMPFVVFLTALALFQYEKDTVLLWKCIAGLGTAFALYGILQLLLFPSWLLFEEKRFYTSNLSGTLVNRNSAATLLGLTFLATLALFRREIRRGRQSSGPDVKRYQIGPFRPTREALVWAGAGVLQVLAIGMTASRGGLLSTAAATVLAVPLLDFRLFRDRIRNRFVIAAVVGLLVLLVAEVFAGRTLFRLEAGESEGRLCAFRSTVEAAMTNLPFGTGLGSFQDVFPSFRDPACFITGTWELAHNSYLENLLELGLPYVVFLVAGLVAVVSALRTGLAGRREYRPFVVAGLAGTLLVTVHATVDFSLQIPAVTALYALMLASAIAVALGRGRVPR, from the coding sequence ATGGCGTCGCCCCTGGTCCTGCGGTTGCGATCGGGCATCCTGACCGGCCTGCGCTGGTCGCTGCTCGCCGTGATCCTCGCCCTCCTCCTCGTCAAGGGCGGCACGCCCTGGCCGGCCGTCGAGGCGGCCGCGATCCCGCTCGGGCTGATCTTCGCCCTCAGCCTGCTGGAGGCGCCGCGCAACGCGGACATCGGCCGGTTCATGGCCCTGGCGTTCGGCTTCGCGACCCTGCTCGCCCTCTATGTCGGCTTCCAGGCCCTGCCCCTGCCCGGCGGCCTGCTTGCCAATCCGATCTGGTCGGCGCCCGGGGAGCGGCTCGGACTGGATATCGCCGGCTCGGTCTCGGTGGTGCCGGGGCAATCGCCGTGGAGCCTGCTGCGCCTGCTGATGCCGTTCGTCGTCTTCCTGACGGCGCTGGCCCTGTTCCAGTACGAAAAGGACACCGTCCTGCTGTGGAAATGCATTGCGGGTCTGGGGACGGCCTTCGCGCTCTACGGCATCCTGCAGCTCCTGCTGTTTCCGAGCTGGCTGCTGTTCGAAGAGAAACGGTTCTACACCAGCAATCTCAGCGGCACGCTGGTCAACCGCAACAGTGCCGCGACTCTCCTGGGTCTGACGTTCCTGGCCACACTTGCCCTGTTCCGCAGGGAGATCCGCCGCGGCAGGCAGTCGTCCGGGCCCGACGTCAAACGCTACCAGATCGGGCCGTTCAGGCCGACGCGCGAAGCCCTCGTCTGGGCCGGGGCAGGCGTTCTACAGGTCCTCGCCATCGGCATGACCGCCTCGCGCGGCGGCTTGCTGTCGACTGCGGCCGCCACTGTCCTCGCCGTGCCCCTGCTCGATTTCCGCCTGTTTCGCGACCGGATCCGCAACCGCTTCGTCATCGCGGCCGTGGTCGGCCTGCTGGTCCTGCTGGTCGCCGAAGTGTTCGCCGGCCGTACCCTGTTCCGCCTGGAGGCGGGGGAAAGCGAGGGCCGCCTGTGCGCCTTCCGCTCGACCGTCGAGGCGGCGATGACCAACCTGCCCTTCGGCACCGGGCTCGGCTCGTTCCAGGACGTGTTCCCGAGCTTCCGCGATCCGGCCTGCTTCATCACGGGGACCTGGGAGTTGGCCCACAACTCCTATCTCGAAAACCTCCTCGAACTCGGCCTGCCCTACGTCGTCTTCCTCGTCGCCGGGCTCGTGGCTGTCGTGAGCGCCCTCCGGACGGGTCTTGCCGGGCGGCGCGAGTATCGGCCCTTCGTCGTCGCCGGACTTGCCGGGACGCTCCTGGTCACGGTGCACGCCACCGTCGACTTTTCCCTTCAGATCCCCGCCGTCACCGCCCTTTACGCCCTGATGCTGGCCAGTGCGATTGCCGTTGCCCTCGGGCGCGGCAGGGTGCCGCGCTGA
- a CDS encoding thermonuclease family protein, with the protein MYRSVSRRLGRTATRVYLVLFVVVAAGNAVSFAFHDRLKSDLGAVSRHVAALWSREPAPEPAARLKPRYEAPPQRLTAPPLPPFARFEPQLALEPPYAVTAADAFTAGDVRIRLAFIDGLAAADLCLNVGLTRFPCGLMGRASMQNLVSNAPLTCRPVFYDEGDLRHACTLQGTDIAAHQVAAGFARPDHLGRLHLDRLAEAAAASRRGAWNGNWAVLSEDAMRRDETLLHRLDALKTSHRPTAPDAPADAANDPLGNDAQ; encoded by the coding sequence TTGTACAGATCCGTCAGCCGAAGGCTCGGGCGGACCGCGACCCGGGTCTATCTCGTCCTGTTCGTCGTGGTTGCCGCCGGCAATGCCGTGTCCTTCGCCTTTCACGACCGGCTGAAATCAGACCTTGGCGCCGTGTCGCGGCACGTCGCGGCGCTTTGGTCTCGGGAACCGGCGCCCGAACCCGCCGCCCGACTCAAGCCACGCTACGAGGCGCCGCCACAGCGGCTGACCGCGCCCCCCCTCCCGCCGTTCGCCCGTTTCGAGCCCCAGCTCGCCCTGGAGCCGCCCTATGCGGTCACCGCCGCCGATGCCTTCACGGCGGGAGACGTGCGGATCCGCCTCGCCTTTATCGACGGCCTTGCCGCCGCCGACCTGTGCCTCAATGTGGGCCTGACCAGGTTTCCCTGCGGCCTGATGGGGCGCGCCTCGATGCAGAACCTCGTGTCGAACGCCCCGCTGACCTGCCGGCCGGTGTTCTACGACGAAGGAGACCTCCGCCATGCCTGCACCCTGCAGGGGACGGACATCGCAGCCCATCAGGTCGCGGCCGGCTTTGCCAGACCCGACCATCTCGGCCGGCTGCACCTCGACCGGTTGGCGGAGGCGGCCGCCGCCTCGCGGCGCGGCGCGTGGAACGGCAACTGGGCGGTGCTGAGCGAAGACGCCATGCGCCGGGACGAGACGCTGCTGCACCGGCTGGATGCGCTGAAGACCAGCCATCGGCCGACGGCGCCGGATGCGCCGGCGGATGCGGCAAACGACCCGCTTGGAAACGACGCCCAATGA
- a CDS encoding transglutaminase-like cysteine peptidase, giving the protein MRSKAVLFALALGLVVAPVQGAFAFGIGSGLGSVKRLVEPKFISDRGATLAPMGHVVFCSRNPEECRVRGVAVVKLTEARSNELRRVNAQINRQIRAVNDKGDGLGDTWSIAVTKGDCEDFALTKRRELIRLGWPSRALRIAVARTPWGEGHAVLVVRTSDGDLVLDNRTSRIVPWHKTDLTWLKIQSQANARQWRAI; this is encoded by the coding sequence ATGCGAAGCAAAGCGGTACTTTTTGCCCTGGCTCTGGGGCTTGTCGTCGCTCCGGTGCAGGGCGCGTTCGCCTTCGGCATCGGCAGCGGCCTCGGATCGGTCAAGCGACTGGTCGAACCGAAGTTCATTTCCGACCGCGGCGCCACCCTGGCGCCCATGGGGCACGTCGTGTTCTGCTCCCGAAACCCGGAGGAATGCCGGGTGCGCGGTGTCGCGGTGGTGAAGCTGACCGAGGCGCGCTCGAACGAGTTGCGCCGCGTCAACGCGCAGATCAACCGCCAGATCCGCGCCGTCAACGACAAGGGCGACGGCCTCGGCGACACCTGGTCGATCGCGGTCACGAAGGGTGATTGCGAGGACTTTGCGCTGACCAAGCGCCGCGAACTGATCCGGCTCGGCTGGCCGTCGCGCGCCCTGCGCATCGCGGTCGCCCGCACGCCGTGGGGCGAGGGCCACGCGGTGCTCGTCGTGCGCACCAGCGACGGAGACCTGGTGCTCGACAACCGGACGTCGCGCATCGTGCCTTGGCACAAGACCGATCTGACCTGGCTGAAGATCCAGTCGCAGGCCAACGCCCGGCAGTGGCGGGCGATCTGA
- a CDS encoding thermonuclease family protein, whose translation MLWTTKPVRIDPKRQELPRAPDRVSPYPDTMYVPPSVRVPNSVTFQVKGTVYRLAVLEPVPPQMVCREASGQRWACGLRARMNLRAMIAGKQIACRRIGVAADDGRPPEAAPKADPGPVLVDCVRGVDRIALDLLRSGSAVAARDLGGDLGDLAADLATAEAFARDLRAGIWSDAATAAR comes from the coding sequence GTGCTGTGGACGACCAAGCCGGTGCGGATCGATCCGAAGCGGCAGGAGTTGCCGCGTGCCCCCGACCGCGTCTCCCCCTATCCCGACACGATGTACGTGCCGCCTTCGGTGCGCGTGCCCAACAGCGTCACCTTCCAGGTCAAGGGGACCGTCTACCGCCTCGCCGTGCTTGAGCCGGTGCCGCCGCAGATGGTCTGCCGCGAGGCCTCCGGCCAGCGCTGGGCCTGCGGCCTGCGCGCGCGCATGAACCTGCGCGCCATGATCGCCGGCAAGCAGATCGCCTGCCGGCGCATCGGGGTGGCGGCCGACGACGGCCGGCCGCCCGAGGCAGCGCCGAAGGCCGATCCCGGCCCCGTGCTTGTCGACTGCGTGCGTGGCGTCGACCGCATTGCCCTCGACCTGCTGCGCTCGGGTTCGGCGGTTGCCGCACGAGACCTCGGCGGCGATCTGGGAGATCTTGCTGCCGATCTGGCCACCGCCGAGGCCTTCGCCCGCGACCTCCGGGCCGGAATCTGGTCCGACGCCGCCACCGCTGCACGCTGA